A region of the Burkholderia savannae genome:
GGCCGTGACCGTCGTCGATCGCGACTATCCGAGCACGTACCGCAAGTTCACGTCGCTCGGGCCGCTGATGGACCGGCTCGGCAACGGCGGCAAGGGCATCGGCTGGGATACGAAGGACGAGGTCGCGCTGCTCGGCGCGCTCAACTATCGCGTGACCGAGGACGGCTGCGCGCAAGGCCGCCCGCGGATCGACAGCGCGCTCGACGCGGCCGAGGTGATCCTCGCGCTCGCGCCGGAGACGAACGGCGCGGTCGCGGTGAGGGCGTGGCAGGCGCTCTCGCGCGTCACCGGCATCGAGCACGCGCATCTCGCGCATGCGCGTGAGGACGAGAAAGTCCGCTTTCGCGACATCCAGGCGCAGCCGCGCAAGATCATCTCGTCGCCGACGTGGAGCGGAATCGAATCCGAGCACGTGTCGTACAACGCGGGCTACGTGAACGTGCACGAGCTCGTGCCGTGGCGCACGCTGAGCGGGCGGCAGCAGCTCTATCAGGATCATCCGTGGATGCGCGCGTTCGGCGAGTCGCTCTGCGCATACAAGCCGCCCGTCGATACCGGCAGCTACGCGCACATGGTCGGCCAGCGCTCGAACGGCAATCCCGAGATCGTGCTGAACTTCATCACGCCGCATCAGAAGTGGGGCATCCACAGCACGTACACGGACAACCTGCTGATGCTGACGCTCTCGCGCGGCGGGCCGATCGTCTGGATGTCGGAGCGCGACGCGCAGACGATCGGCGTCGCCGACAACGACTGGATCGAGTGCTACAACGCGAACGGCGCGCTGTGCGCGCGCGCCGTCGTGAGCCAGCGCGTGCCGCGCGGGATGGTGATGATGTATCACGCGCAGGAGAAGATCGTGAACACGCCGGGCTCGGAGATCACCGGCACGCGCGGCGGCATCCACAACTCGGTCACGCGCGTGTCGCTGAAGCCGACGCACATGATCGGCGGCTACGCGCAGCTGTCGTACGGCTTCAATTATTACGGCACCGTCGGCTCGAATCGCGACGAGTTCCTGATCGTGCGCAAGATGAAACGGATCGACTGGCTCGACGACGAAAACGAAAACGAAAGCGAACGCGCGCGCGCAGGCGGCGCGGCCGCCGCACCGTCGGCCGCACCCGCTGCTCCGGGTGAGCCGGCCGCACGCAATGCCGACGCAGGAGAAACGCGATGAAAATCCGCGCGCAGATCGCAATGGTGCTCAATCTCGACAAGTGCATCGGCTGCCACACGTGCTCGGTCACGTGCAAGAACGTGTGGACGAGCCGCGAAGGGATGGAGTACGCGTGGTTCAACAACGTCGAGACGAAGCCGGGCATCGGCTATCCGAAGGACTGGGAGAACCAGGAGCGTTGGCGCGGCGGCTGGAAGCGGCGCGCGGACGGCAGGATCGAGCCGCGCCTCGGCGGCAAGTGGCGGCTGCTCGCGCAGATCTTCGCGAATCCGCATCTGCCGGAGATCGACGATTACTACGAGCCGTTCACGTTCGACTACGCGCATCTGCAGGAAGCGGGCGACGCGCGCGCGATGCCTGTCGCGCGGCCGCGCTCGCTCGTGAGCGGCGAGCGGCTCGAGAAGATCGAGTGGGGGCCGAACTGGGAGGAGATTCTCGGCGGCGAATTCGAAAAGCGCTCGAAGGACTACAACTTCGATCACGTTCAGAAGGACATCTACGGACAGTTCGAGAACACGTTCATGATGTACTTGCCGCGGCTGTGCGAGCACTGCCTGAATCCGGCGTGCGTCGCCGCGTGCCCGTCGGGCTCGATCTACAAGCGCGAGGAAGACGGCATCGTGCTGATCGATCAGGACAAGTGCCGCGGCTGGCGAATGTGCGTGTCCGGCTGTCCGTACAAGAAGATCTACTACAACTGGCAAAGCGGCAAGGCGGAGAAATGCATCTTCTGCTATCCGCGCATCGAGGCGGGGCAGCCCACCGTGTGCTCGGAGACCTGCGTCGGCCGCATTCGCTATCTCGGCGTGCTGCTGTACGACGCGGATCGCATCGGCGACGCGGCGAGCGTCGAGCGGGAAACGGATCTGTACGGTGCGCAACTGTCGCTCTTTCTCGATCCGAACGATCCGGCGATCGCCGCTCAGGCGGAGCGCGACGGCGTGCCGGCCGCGTGGCTCGACGCGGCGAGGCGCTCGCCCGTCTACAAGATGGCGATCGACTGGAAGATCGCGTTCCCGCTGCATCCGGAGTACCGGACGCTGCCGATGGTCTGGTACGTGCCGCCGCTGTCGCCGATCAACGCGGCCGCGAACAGCGGCACGCTCGGGATGAACGGCTATTTGCCCGACGTCGAATCGCTGCGCATTCCGCTGCGCTATCTCGCGAACCTGTTGACGGCGGGCGACGAAGCGCCGGTGAAGCTCGCGCTCGAGCGGCTGCTCGCGATGCGCGCGTTCATGCGCGCGCGGCATGTCGATCGCGTCGACGCGCCGGGCGTGCTGAAGCAGGCGAGCCTGTCGATCGCGCAGGTCGACGAGATGTATCGCTATCTCGCGATCGCGAACTACGAGGATCGCTTCGTGATCCCGACGACCCATCGCGAATACGCGGAGGACGCGTTCGATCTGCGCGCGTCGTGCGGCTTCTCGTTCGGCAACGGCTGCTCGGGCGGCACGTCGGAGGCGAGCCTGTTCGGCATGAAGAAAGGCCAGCGGACGATTCCGATCAAGGAGGTGGAGCGATGAGCGACGCACCGCTCGAGCCGCGCGGCGCGGTGTACGCGGCGCTGTCGGCGCTGCTCGATTATCCGGGCGACGCGCTCGTCGACGCGCTGCCTTCGATCGACGCGTGCCTGCGCGACGCGAAGGGATTGACGAACGGCGCGCGCGCGGGGCTCGCGCGCCTTGTCGCGTATCTCGGCGAGCGCGACTTGCTGACGC
Encoded here:
- the narH gene encoding nitrate reductase subunit beta; protein product: MKIRAQIAMVLNLDKCIGCHTCSVTCKNVWTSREGMEYAWFNNVETKPGIGYPKDWENQERWRGGWKRRADGRIEPRLGGKWRLLAQIFANPHLPEIDDYYEPFTFDYAHLQEAGDARAMPVARPRSLVSGERLEKIEWGPNWEEILGGEFEKRSKDYNFDHVQKDIYGQFENTFMMYLPRLCEHCLNPACVAACPSGSIYKREEDGIVLIDQDKCRGWRMCVSGCPYKKIYYNWQSGKAEKCIFCYPRIEAGQPTVCSETCVGRIRYLGVLLYDADRIGDAASVERETDLYGAQLSLFLDPNDPAIAAQAERDGVPAAWLDAARRSPVYKMAIDWKIAFPLHPEYRTLPMVWYVPPLSPINAAANSGTLGMNGYLPDVESLRIPLRYLANLLTAGDEAPVKLALERLLAMRAFMRARHVDRVDAPGVLKQASLSIAQVDEMYRYLAIANYEDRFVIPTTHREYAEDAFDLRASCGFSFGNGCSGGTSEASLFGMKKGQRTIPIKEVER